In a genomic window of Pontibacter liquoris:
- a CDS encoding potassium transporter Kup — protein sequence MNPQSLTDPVLAPQGRSTKYLLLLSLSALGVVYGDIGTSPLYAIRECFYGEYGVPPVHDNILGVLSLVFWSLILVISFKYLIVVMRADNEGEGGILALMELVLPNSKKWYHGMVLVMGLFGAALLYGDGMITPAISVLSAVEGLNVATPLFKPYVIPITIAILLGLFVLQRKGTGGVGKIFGPIVFLWFLVLAVLGVSAIIKNPVVLEAMNPYYAVVFFQLHGAKGLLVLGAVFLVVTGGEALYADMGHFGRLPIRLAWFIMVLPCLVLNYFGQGALLLDHPELAVNPFFHLAPAWALYPLVILSTFATVIASQAVISGAFSLTYQALNLGYFPRVSVLHTSERERGQIYIPQINWLIFAATVGLVIGFGSSTNLAAAYGVAVTTTMVITSILAFIAMRKLWKWTTPLAVALTVFFLILDLSFFGANILKVAEGGWFPLAIGGIIYLLMRTWMSGRRVLKSMLRSLTPPLSSFIQGLTNRHYTIVEGTAIYMTGNPKTTPPALALNLQHNKVLHEQVIIYSLKVEKVPHIMNRNKLRVDEIAPRFYRVVETYGYMDKVDIEQSIKALQQMPATLKLHDVTFFIGRETLIPSRDVGMKDWQARLFAALTISSQRATKYFNIPSKQVFEVGTQVKI from the coding sequence ATGAATCCTCAATCTCTTACTGACCCGGTTCTGGCTCCTCAAGGTCGCAGTACGAAATACCTCCTGCTCCTTTCGCTCAGTGCACTTGGGGTCGTCTACGGCGATATTGGCACCAGCCCACTCTATGCCATCCGGGAATGCTTTTACGGGGAGTATGGTGTACCACCTGTTCACGACAATATTTTAGGAGTGCTGTCGCTGGTATTCTGGTCCCTCATTCTGGTGATTTCGTTTAAATACCTGATTGTGGTGATGCGGGCAGACAACGAAGGGGAGGGAGGGATTCTGGCGCTGATGGAGTTGGTCCTGCCCAACAGTAAAAAGTGGTATCATGGGATGGTACTGGTCATGGGCCTGTTCGGGGCCGCCCTTTTATATGGCGACGGGATGATCACGCCTGCCATCTCGGTGCTCAGTGCTGTAGAAGGTCTAAATGTGGCTACGCCCCTCTTCAAGCCCTATGTCATCCCCATCACCATTGCTATTCTGCTGGGCCTTTTCGTGCTGCAGCGGAAAGGCACCGGGGGGGTCGGTAAGATTTTCGGCCCCATCGTTTTCCTTTGGTTCCTGGTATTGGCCGTGCTTGGGGTTTCAGCCATTATCAAAAACCCGGTGGTGCTGGAGGCGATGAACCCCTATTATGCGGTGGTCTTCTTTCAGTTGCATGGCGCCAAGGGGCTGTTGGTACTGGGCGCGGTTTTTCTGGTAGTTACTGGTGGTGAGGCCTTGTATGCGGATATGGGGCACTTTGGCCGTTTGCCCATCCGCCTTGCCTGGTTCATTATGGTGCTGCCCTGTCTTGTGCTGAACTATTTTGGCCAGGGGGCTTTGCTGCTGGATCACCCGGAGCTGGCTGTTAATCCCTTCTTCCATCTTGCTCCAGCGTGGGCGCTGTACCCCTTGGTAATCCTCTCTACCTTCGCTACTGTTATCGCGTCTCAGGCTGTCATTTCCGGCGCTTTCTCCCTCACTTACCAGGCGCTGAACCTGGGTTACTTCCCGCGCGTCTCGGTCCTGCATACCTCGGAGCGGGAGCGAGGTCAGATCTACATCCCGCAGATCAACTGGCTTATCTTTGCAGCCACAGTGGGCCTGGTGATCGGCTTTGGCAGCTCTACCAACCTGGCAGCGGCCTATGGCGTGGCTGTCACCACGACCATGGTCATCACCAGTATCCTGGCTTTCATAGCCATGCGCAAGCTTTGGAAATGGACGACGCCCCTAGCAGTCGCCCTGACCGTATTTTTCCTGATCCTGGACCTTTCCTTTTTCGGCGCTAACATTCTCAAGGTGGCGGAAGGTGGCTGGTTTCCACTTGCCATCGGCGGTATAATCTATCTTTTGATGCGCACCTGGATGTCAGGGCGGCGCGTGCTGAAAAGCATGCTTCGCAGTCTTACACCTCCCCTGTCCTCCTTTATTCAAGGTTTGACGAATCGGCACTACACCATAGTAGAGGGAACAGCCATTTACATGACTGGTAACCCAAAGACGACGCCCCCGGCACTGGCGTTGAACTTGCAGCACAACAAGGTGCTGCATGAGCAGGTCATCATTTACAGTTTGAAGGTAGAGAAAGTGCCTCATATCATGAATAGGAACAAGCTTCGCGTGGACGAAATAGCTCCTCGCTTCTATCGGGTTGTAGAAACGTATGGTTATATGGATAAAGTAGACATCGAACAATCTATCAAGGCCTTGCAGCAGATGCCGGCTACCCTGAAGCTACATGATGTGACCTTCTTTATTGGCCGAGAAACGCTTATTCCTTCCAGGGACGTGGGGATGAAAGATTGGCAAGCCAGGTTATTCGCGGCCTTGACCATTAGCTCGCAACGTGCCACCAAGTACTTCAACATCCCCTCGAAACAGGTGTTTGAGGTAGGCACACAAGTGAAGATTTGA
- a CDS encoding JAB domain-containing protein, translated as MEKTTKTFARVAEIKLTYRNRVKPGERPQVTSSADSYLVLKAGWDLGRIEFVEQFKVLLLNRANRVLGMYEVSTGGVAGTVADPKLIFVAALKACASGIILCHNHPSGNLKPSAADLLLTKKMKQGGELLDIAVLDHIILTSESYYSLADEGLL; from the coding sequence ATGGAAAAGACAACTAAAACCTTCGCCAGAGTAGCCGAAATCAAGCTCACCTACCGCAACCGGGTAAAGCCGGGCGAGAGGCCCCAGGTCACCTCCTCTGCCGACAGTTACCTGGTGCTCAAAGCCGGCTGGGACCTGGGAAGAATTGAATTTGTAGAGCAGTTCAAGGTGCTGCTCCTCAACCGGGCCAACCGCGTGCTGGGCATGTACGAGGTCTCCACCGGCGGGGTAGCGGGCACGGTGGCCGACCCCAAGCTCATCTTCGTGGCTGCCCTGAAAGCCTGCGCCTCCGGCATCATCCTCTGCCACAACCACCCTTCGGGCAACCTCAAGCCCAGTGCAGCGGACCTGCTGCTGACCAAGAAGATGAAGCAGGGCGGGGAACTGCTCGACATCGCGGTCCTGGATCATATCATCCTGACCAGCGAGAGTTATTACTCGCTGGCGGACGAGGGGCTTTTATAG
- a CDS encoding RteC domain-containing protein yields MIQFANSLYARMNEGLQRIALEAENPLQRAEQSCRAIEAALEELKAFIQDYVFADTQAEITFFKEIKPRFLRELLYFIELFYLEACKPVGSTDMQRAYLLQAMDRIAAFVDRNQWLYSYYRMNQCHLDHLLFVRGDHDVPRWPGFSLELDPGFSTLHSFQLSKLQAYEALRDHVQSLLHALGNEQPPEGEKARGPRLSWTDSKASLIELVYALRARGAVNHGKSDVKELINALEALFNIRLGNFYRVYQGMRIRKKSRTPFLEALRESLERRMDEADEA; encoded by the coding sequence ATGATACAGTTCGCCAACAGCCTGTATGCCCGGATGAACGAAGGGCTGCAGCGCATCGCCCTCGAAGCGGAGAACCCCCTGCAGCGGGCCGAGCAGTCCTGCCGCGCCATAGAAGCCGCGCTGGAAGAGCTCAAAGCCTTTATCCAAGACTACGTATTCGCCGACACGCAGGCAGAGATCACCTTCTTTAAAGAAATCAAGCCCCGCTTCCTGAGGGAATTGCTCTACTTCATCGAGCTTTTTTACCTGGAGGCCTGCAAACCTGTCGGCAGCACGGACATGCAGCGGGCCTACCTGCTGCAGGCCATGGACCGGATTGCCGCCTTTGTGGATCGCAACCAGTGGCTCTACAGCTATTACCGCATGAACCAGTGCCACCTGGACCACCTGCTTTTCGTGCGGGGGGACCATGACGTGCCGCGCTGGCCCGGCTTCTCGCTGGAGCTGGACCCCGGTTTTTCGACCCTGCACAGTTTCCAGCTCTCCAAGCTGCAGGCCTATGAGGCCTTGCGCGACCATGTACAAAGCCTGCTGCACGCCCTGGGCAACGAGCAGCCCCCGGAAGGGGAGAAGGCCCGGGGCCCCCGGTTGAGCTGGACCGACTCAAAAGCGTCCCTGATCGAGCTGGTTTATGCCCTGCGGGCGCGCGGGGCGGTCAACCACGGCAAGTCGGATGTCAAGGAGCTCATCAATGCGCTCGAAGCGCTTTTCAATATCCGGCTCGGCAATTTTTACAGGGTCTACCAGGGCATGCGCATCCGCAAAAAGAGCCGGACGCCTTTTCTGGAGGCGCTCCGGGAAAGCCTGGAGCGGCGCATGGACGAAGCGGACGAGGCATAA
- the traJ gene encoding conjugative transposon protein TraJ, producing MATWQKAALLAVLATGWPVLLQAQGLAGETGSLHGVLDQLYGEMVPLSSKLIGVSRGIAGFAATWYIALRVWRHIAQAEPIDFYPLFRPFVLGFAIVIFPSVLDLLNGVLQPTVTATAQMVGDTDKAVALLLEQKEAAIRHSSAWQMYIGESGEGDRDRWYKYTHDDQDPVGEGLMEQVGNDVKFAMAKASYSFRNSVKAWMSEVLHLLFEAAALCIDTIRTFQLVVLAILGPLVFGLAVFDGFQHTLTVWAARYINVFLWLPVANIFSAILGKIQEKMLALDIAQVEGAGDTFFSTTDTGYLIFLVMGIVGYFTVPSVANYIVHASGGNTLLYKVNNLLSSTSRSAVHTVSGGAGMVADALGDTAGRMGSSMSSNAASAGYFREPGPVQNTPSSLPGKLAGNQE from the coding sequence ATGGCAACATGGCAAAAAGCTGCGCTTCTGGCAGTGCTGGCAACAGGATGGCCGGTGCTTTTGCAGGCACAAGGCCTGGCGGGGGAGACGGGCAGCCTGCACGGGGTGCTGGACCAGCTCTACGGGGAGATGGTGCCCCTGAGCAGCAAGCTCATCGGCGTGAGCCGGGGAATAGCGGGTTTTGCCGCTACCTGGTATATCGCCCTGCGGGTGTGGCGACACATCGCCCAGGCCGAGCCCATTGACTTTTACCCCTTGTTCCGCCCCTTCGTGCTGGGCTTTGCCATTGTCATCTTCCCGTCTGTGCTGGACCTGCTCAACGGGGTGCTGCAGCCCACGGTCACTGCCACGGCGCAGATGGTGGGGGATACCGATAAAGCGGTTGCCCTGCTGCTCGAGCAGAAGGAAGCGGCCATCCGCCACTCGAGTGCCTGGCAGATGTACATCGGCGAGAGCGGGGAGGGGGACCGGGACAGGTGGTATAAATACACGCACGACGACCAGGACCCTGTCGGGGAAGGGCTGATGGAGCAGGTGGGCAATGACGTGAAGTTCGCCATGGCGAAGGCTTCCTACAGCTTTCGCAACTCGGTGAAAGCATGGATGAGTGAAGTGTTGCACCTGCTCTTTGAGGCGGCGGCCCTCTGCATCGATACCATCCGCACCTTTCAGCTGGTGGTGCTGGCCATCCTGGGGCCCCTGGTCTTCGGCCTGGCGGTCTTCGACGGTTTCCAGCACACGCTGACCGTGTGGGCCGCCCGCTACATCAACGTGTTCCTGTGGCTGCCGGTAGCCAATATTTTCAGTGCCATCCTGGGCAAGATCCAAGAAAAGATGCTCGCCCTCGACATTGCCCAGGTCGAGGGAGCGGGGGACACGTTCTTCAGCACGACCGATACGGGGTACCTGATCTTCCTGGTCATGGGCATTGTCGGCTACTTCACGGTCCCCTCCGTGGCCAACTACATCGTGCATGCCAGCGGGGGCAACACGCTGCTTTACAAGGTCAACAACCTGTTGAGCAGCACCTCGCGCAGCGCCGTGCACACCGTCTCCGGGGGCGCCGGCATGGTAGCCGATGCCCTGGGGGACACGGCAGGGCGGATGGGCAGCAGCATGAGCAGCAACGCGGCCAGTGCCGGCTATTTCCGGGAGCCGGGGCCCGTGCAAAACACCCCCAGCTCCCTGCCAGGCAAACTGGCAGGCAACCAGGAGTGA
- a CDS encoding conjugal transfer protein TraI codes for MKKLFLLLVLAGILAPWQRAQAQVPVAEVIKAGVVKVIRAVDLQIQRQQNKVIWLQNAQKALENAMAQLQLEEITDWTEKQRALYQAYYAELYQVKSLVSGYRQIRDMARLQAQLLADYQRVWPLLRQDDSFTLAERAYMAQVYAGILAQSARHMDQVLLVVEDLATQMDDAARLELIRAAAGELAATYNDLQLFNRQNLQLRMQRAGDRQAVAAVKRLYGLP; via the coding sequence ATGAAAAAGCTTTTTCTACTGCTCGTGCTGGCCGGTATCCTGGCTCCCTGGCAGCGCGCGCAGGCGCAGGTCCCGGTGGCCGAGGTGATCAAGGCCGGCGTGGTGAAGGTGATCCGGGCGGTGGATTTGCAGATCCAACGGCAGCAAAACAAGGTCATCTGGCTGCAGAACGCCCAGAAGGCCCTGGAAAACGCCATGGCCCAACTGCAGCTGGAGGAAATCACGGACTGGACGGAAAAGCAACGCGCCCTCTACCAGGCCTATTATGCCGAGCTCTACCAGGTAAAAAGCCTGGTGTCGGGTTACCGGCAGATCCGGGACATGGCCCGCCTGCAGGCCCAGCTGCTGGCAGACTACCAGCGGGTATGGCCCCTGTTGCGGCAGGATGACTCCTTCACCCTGGCCGAACGCGCCTATATGGCGCAGGTGTACGCCGGCATCCTGGCCCAAAGTGCCCGGCACATGGACCAGGTGCTCCTGGTAGTGGAGGACCTTGCCACGCAGATGGACGATGCCGCCCGGCTGGAACTGATCCGGGCGGCGGCCGGCGAGCTGGCGGCCACTTACAACGACCTGCAGCTTTTTAACCGCCAGAACCTGCAGCTGCGGATGCAGCGGGCGGGGGACCGGCAGGCGGTGGCCGCCGTCAAGCGGCTCTACGGACTGCCCTGA
- a CDS encoding DUF4133 domain-containing protein yields the protein MRNSVYPINKGINKPIEFKGLKAQYIWYLGGAVIGLLLLFTILYALGLHAFLCLGIILVTGGLLTRRIYRLSNTYGRYGMMKKVARRRVPAVVTSSGRALFLGKEIKQDA from the coding sequence ATGCGCAACAGTGTGTATCCAATCAACAAAGGCATCAACAAGCCCATCGAGTTTAAAGGGCTCAAGGCCCAGTACATCTGGTACCTGGGCGGGGCCGTGATCGGGCTGCTTTTGCTCTTTACCATCCTCTATGCCCTGGGCCTGCATGCGTTTCTGTGCCTGGGGATCATCCTGGTAACGGGCGGGCTGCTGACCCGGCGGATCTACCGGCTCAGCAATACCTATGGGCGCTACGGGATGATGAAAAAAGTGGCCCGGCGGCGGGTGCCTGCGGTGGTCACCTCCTCGGGCAGGGCCCTCTTCCTGGGGAAGGAAATCAAACAGGACGCCTAG
- a CDS encoding DUF4134 domain-containing protein → MKKGTKQHGENGRPAIRSNRWRTFCLVAVGTLCSFWAQAQDGLAGINEANQKVRSYFDAGTQLMYGVGALLGLIGAVKVYQKWNAGDQDTGKVAAAWFGSCVFLVVVATVIKSFFGV, encoded by the coding sequence ATGAAAAAGGGAACAAAACAACACGGGGAGAACGGGAGGCCGGCAATTCGTAGCAACCGCTGGCGTACCTTCTGCCTGGTGGCCGTCGGCACGCTCTGCAGCTTTTGGGCACAGGCCCAGGATGGCCTGGCGGGCATCAACGAGGCCAACCAGAAGGTGCGCAGTTATTTTGATGCGGGCACGCAGCTCATGTATGGGGTGGGAGCGCTGCTGGGGCTGATCGGGGCCGTGAAGGTCTACCAGAAATGGAATGCCGGGGACCAGGACACCGGGAAGGTGGCCGCCGCCTGGTTTGGCAGCTGCGTCTTCCTGGTGGTGGTGGCCACCGTGATCAAGTCCTTCTTCGGCGTCTGA
- a CDS encoding TraG family conjugative transposon ATPase — protein sequence MKKKLHDIWPLMGVEHDCILSRQGDITLVYQATLPEIFTLSDAEYEAFHQVWVKALKALTPDTVFHKQDWFLDSRFAPDFTRGEASFLSRSSDRFFNERPYLHHACYLLLTRQPAGRRRASSLLSNLVRPALVPDLTLQPALLQAFLDNADQFRHILQDSGFVQLTRLRAGELLSHRRKAGLIERYCTLAGGGEGLLVKDIAFAEGIRVGDQLGQLYTLADAADLPAWCGSRINYERYSSDKIKFSVGFAATLGQLLPCNHLYNQYIFPQDARQTIRRLESKRLRLQSLAAYSRENALARDATNAFLNEAVSQQRLPVKAHFNVLAWTDSRQEEKHLKNLVAAALAQLDAVAKQETVGAPQIFWAGIPGNEGDFPRNETFDTFAEQAACFLNLETSYRSSLSPVGLRLGDRQTGKPVHVDISDEPVKKGICTNRNKFILGPSGSGKSFFTNHLVRSYYEQGTHIVLVDVGHSYRGLCELVKGYYFTYDEQHPICFNPFYTGDGLAPDTEKKESIKTLLLALWKKDNETFNRSEYVALSSALQNYYAQRAGRPGQAADFNGFYEYVRDEFSVCLQQEGVKEKDFDLGNFLYVLRPYYRGGEFDFLLNATRNLDLLQERFIVFELDNIKDHPILFPVVTIIIMEVFISKMRRLKGVRKMILIEEAWKAIAREGMAEYIRYLFKTVRKFYGEAVVVTQEVEDIISSPVVRQAIINNSDCKILLDQSKYQNKFGPIQELLGLTEKEKALVLSVNRANDPALKYKEVFISLGGTLSRVYRTEVSPEEYLAYTTEETEKVKVQQYARRYGSMQQGIAALAADLQAEAGQDEPDN from the coding sequence ATGAAAAAGAAGTTACACGATATCTGGCCCCTGATGGGCGTGGAGCATGATTGCATCCTCTCGCGGCAGGGAGACATCACGCTCGTCTACCAGGCAACGCTCCCGGAGATATTCACCCTCTCGGACGCGGAATACGAGGCCTTCCACCAGGTGTGGGTCAAAGCCCTCAAGGCCCTGACGCCCGATACGGTTTTCCACAAGCAGGACTGGTTCCTCGACAGCCGCTTTGCCCCCGATTTCACCCGGGGGGAGGCCAGTTTCCTGTCCCGCAGCAGCGACCGCTTTTTTAACGAGCGTCCCTACTTACACCATGCCTGCTACCTGCTGCTCACCCGGCAGCCGGCCGGGCGGCGGCGCGCCAGCTCCCTGCTCTCCAACCTGGTGCGCCCCGCGCTGGTACCCGACCTAACGCTGCAGCCGGCCCTCTTGCAGGCTTTCCTGGACAACGCCGACCAGTTCCGGCACATCCTGCAGGACAGCGGCTTTGTGCAGCTAACCCGCCTGCGGGCTGGGGAGCTGCTGAGCCACCGCCGAAAGGCCGGCCTGATCGAGCGCTACTGTACCCTGGCGGGGGGCGGAGAGGGTTTGCTGGTGAAGGATATCGCCTTTGCCGAAGGCATCCGGGTAGGCGACCAGCTGGGGCAGTTGTATACCCTGGCCGACGCTGCGGACCTGCCGGCCTGGTGTGGCTCGCGCATCAACTACGAGCGCTACTCGTCTGATAAAATAAAGTTCAGCGTAGGTTTTGCCGCCACGCTGGGGCAGCTGCTGCCCTGTAACCACCTCTACAACCAGTACATTTTCCCGCAGGATGCCCGGCAGACGATCCGCCGGCTTGAAAGCAAGCGGCTGCGGCTGCAGTCCCTGGCTGCCTATTCCCGGGAAAACGCCCTTGCCCGCGATGCGACCAATGCCTTCCTCAACGAAGCGGTCAGCCAGCAGCGCCTGCCGGTGAAGGCCCATTTCAATGTGCTGGCCTGGACAGACAGCCGCCAGGAGGAGAAGCACCTCAAGAACCTGGTGGCAGCGGCCCTGGCCCAGCTCGATGCGGTGGCCAAACAGGAAACGGTGGGCGCCCCGCAGATCTTCTGGGCGGGCATACCCGGCAACGAAGGAGATTTCCCGCGCAACGAGACCTTTGACACCTTTGCCGAGCAGGCCGCCTGCTTTCTCAACCTGGAGACCAGCTACCGCTCCTCGCTTAGCCCGGTGGGCCTGCGGCTGGGCGACCGCCAGACAGGAAAGCCCGTGCATGTGGACATCAGTGACGAGCCGGTTAAAAAGGGCATCTGCACCAACCGCAACAAATTCATCCTGGGGCCCTCGGGCAGCGGCAAGTCCTTTTTTACCAACCACCTGGTCCGCAGTTACTACGAGCAGGGCACCCACATCGTGCTGGTGGATGTCGGCCACAGTTACCGGGGGCTCTGCGAGCTGGTCAAGGGTTACTATTTTACTTATGACGAGCAGCACCCGATCTGCTTCAACCCCTTTTATACCGGCGACGGGCTGGCGCCCGACACCGAGAAAAAAGAAAGCATCAAAACGCTGCTGCTGGCCCTGTGGAAAAAAGACAACGAGACCTTCAACCGCTCGGAGTACGTGGCCCTGTCGAGCGCCCTGCAGAACTACTATGCGCAGCGGGCCGGCCGGCCGGGGCAGGCGGCGGACTTCAACGGGTTTTACGAGTACGTGCGGGATGAATTCAGCGTGTGCCTGCAACAGGAGGGCGTCAAAGAAAAGGACTTTGACCTCGGCAACTTCCTCTACGTGCTGCGGCCCTATTACCGGGGCGGCGAGTTCGACTTCCTGCTCAACGCCACCCGGAACCTGGACCTGCTGCAGGAGCGCTTCATCGTCTTCGAGCTCGACAATATCAAGGACCACCCGATCCTCTTCCCGGTGGTGACCATCATCATCATGGAGGTCTTCATCTCCAAGATGCGCAGGCTCAAAGGGGTGCGCAAGATGATCCTCATCGAGGAAGCCTGGAAAGCGATCGCCCGCGAGGGCATGGCCGAATACATCCGCTACCTGTTCAAGACGGTGCGCAAGTTCTACGGGGAGGCCGTCGTGGTGACACAGGAAGTAGAGGACATCATCTCCTCTCCCGTGGTCAGGCAGGCCATCATCAACAACTCGGACTGCAAGATCCTGCTCGACCAGTCAAAATACCAGAACAAGTTCGGGCCGATACAGGAGTTGCTGGGACTCACCGAAAAGGAGAAAGCGCTGGTGCTCTCGGTCAACAGGGCCAACGACCCGGCCCTGAAATACAAGGAAGTGTTCATCAGCCTGGGCGGCACCCTTTCCCGCGTGTACCGCACGGAAGTGTCCCCGGAAGAGTACCTGGCCTATACCACCGAGGAGACCGAAAAGGTAAAGGTGCAGCAGTACGCCCGCCGGTATGGCAGCATGCAGCAGGGGATTGCCGCCCTGGCCGCAGACCTGCAGGCGGAAGCAGGACAGGACGAACCCGATAACTGA
- a CDS encoding TerB family tellurite resistance protein, with protein sequence MKRRLTLLLFVLMLATRVWAQEQEIQQLLLNVEKLARLKEILGEMENGYQVLSAGYTRVRDISQGSFHQHQTYLAGLLQVSPTVKNYHKVARIIRYQVLLVREYRQAYTRFKADGNFSPQELDYMRGVYERLFRQSLDNLDALTTVVTATALRMTDDERLQAIDALFREMEEALLFLRHFNKSTTLLAVQRHRAKSDVAALRRSYGINH encoded by the coding sequence ATGAAAAGGCGCCTCACCCTGCTGCTCTTTGTCCTGATGCTGGCCACCCGCGTTTGGGCCCAGGAACAGGAAATACAACAGCTCCTGCTCAACGTGGAGAAGCTGGCCCGGCTCAAGGAGATCCTCGGCGAGATGGAAAATGGCTACCAGGTCCTCAGCGCCGGCTACACCAGGGTCCGGGACATCTCGCAGGGCAGTTTCCACCAGCACCAGACCTACCTGGCGGGGCTGCTGCAGGTGAGCCCCACTGTTAAAAACTACCACAAGGTAGCCCGGATCATCCGCTACCAGGTGCTGCTGGTGCGCGAATACAGGCAGGCTTATACCCGGTTCAAGGCGGACGGCAACTTTAGCCCGCAGGAACTTGACTATATGCGCGGGGTATACGAGCGCCTGTTCCGGCAGAGCCTCGATAACCTGGATGCCCTGACCACGGTGGTCACGGCCACGGCGCTGCGCATGACGGATGATGAGCGCCTGCAGGCCATCGATGCCCTCTTCCGGGAGATGGAGGAGGCCCTGCTCTTTCTGCGGCACTTCAACAAGAGCACCACGCTGCTGGCCGTGCAGCGGCACCGGGCAAAAAGCGATGTGGCCGCGCTGCGCAGAAGCTACGGAATCAACCACTAA
- the traK gene encoding conjugative transposon protein TraK — MKNLDTAFQQVRTFTLAVVTASTLLCGFALYKSYALVAGMQSKVYILANGKVLEAYAVAGKDNLPVEARDHVRTFHRLFFTLDPDDAVIQANMAQALYLADASAKRAYDNLRESGYYTGLIAGNISQRVAVDSVAVDVRQDPYFFRCYATQRLVRATSILVRSLVTEGYLRRVSRSDNNPHGFLIERWVTVENRDLQNIKR, encoded by the coding sequence ATGAAAAACTTAGACACGGCCTTTCAGCAGGTACGCACCTTTACCCTGGCCGTGGTCACCGCCAGCACCTTGCTCTGCGGCTTTGCACTCTATAAAAGTTATGCGCTGGTCGCCGGCATGCAAAGCAAGGTGTATATCCTGGCGAACGGCAAAGTCCTGGAAGCCTACGCGGTGGCCGGCAAGGATAACCTCCCCGTGGAGGCCCGGGATCATGTGCGCACATTTCACCGGCTTTTCTTTACCCTGGACCCGGATGATGCCGTCATCCAGGCGAACATGGCCCAGGCCCTTTACCTGGCAGATGCATCGGCCAAAAGGGCGTACGACAACCTCCGTGAGAGCGGCTATTACACGGGCCTTATCGCCGGGAACATCAGCCAGCGGGTGGCCGTGGACAGCGTGGCAGTGGACGTGCGCCAGGATCCTTATTTTTTCCGCTGCTATGCCACCCAGCGCCTGGTCCGCGCGACCAGCATCCTTGTCCGGAGCCTGGTCACCGAAGGCTACCTGCGCCGCGTCAGCCGGTCGGACAACAACCCGCACGGCTTCCTGATTGAACGCTGGGTGACGGTTGAAAACCGGGACCTACAAAACATAAAGCGGTGA